From one Halodesulfovibrio sp. MK-HDV genomic stretch:
- a CDS encoding M23 family metallopeptidase gives MKMYFFKKQQRDYLFFTIALLIFTSLIALPTFANASANSTASIYERYDLSNLLSGWEQINPKSALPTELIPANANERLIAKKITVKKGDTLYGVLKKAGVPLKQQRQIVATTLKQKAFRFDVGLTMTLTLRTTPKSKKKELVLLSVQQNKNRRFALRMQPNGTYKPAVERTQYKGKLQYVVGVIKKSFVKDAQYFGLPASLASQAHKLLAERKKLTKKDIVKKDFEVIYEVYPKASGIAPRIQYVRLGKRTSSLQLYFFERGSGGSYYDANGNTIVKKGKIELVKNARMSSKFGYRIHPILKRRILHAGMDYAAPRGTPIHAAADGKVDFIGRKGGYGNQVSLRHNKSTQTSYSHMRKFKKGLKRGSRVKAGDIIGYVGTTGRSTGPHLHFEVRKMAKQLIR, from the coding sequence ATGAAAATGTATTTTTTTAAAAAACAACAAAGGGATTATTTGTTCTTTACCATTGCGTTACTAATATTTACATCACTTATTGCACTGCCTACTTTTGCAAACGCTTCAGCGAACAGTACCGCATCAATTTACGAACGTTATGATCTTTCCAACCTCTTGAGTGGTTGGGAACAAATTAATCCAAAGAGTGCGCTCCCTACGGAGCTCATTCCCGCAAACGCCAACGAAAGACTTATTGCCAAAAAGATCACGGTAAAAAAGGGAGATACCCTGTATGGGGTGCTCAAAAAAGCTGGCGTTCCGCTTAAGCAACAGCGTCAAATTGTTGCTACCACACTAAAGCAAAAAGCTTTTCGATTCGATGTAGGGTTAACAATGACCCTAACGCTCCGCACCACTCCTAAATCAAAAAAGAAGGAGTTAGTGCTGCTAAGCGTGCAGCAAAATAAAAACCGACGGTTTGCCCTTAGAATGCAACCAAACGGTACGTACAAACCTGCTGTCGAGCGTACTCAGTACAAGGGGAAACTACAGTACGTAGTTGGTGTCATCAAAAAATCTTTTGTAAAAGATGCACAGTACTTTGGTCTCCCAGCCTCTCTTGCCTCACAGGCTCACAAGCTGTTGGCGGAGAGAAAAAAATTAACTAAAAAAGATATTGTAAAGAAAGACTTCGAGGTTATTTACGAAGTCTACCCCAAAGCCTCTGGCATTGCCCCACGTATCCAATATGTTCGTTTAGGTAAACGAACCTCTTCCCTACAACTCTACTTTTTTGAAAGAGGGTCAGGAGGATCGTATTACGATGCAAACGGGAACACCATTGTCAAGAAAGGCAAAATTGAACTTGTAAAAAACGCTCGAATGAGCTCCAAGTTCGGCTACCGTATACACCCTATTCTTAAGCGTAGAATTCTACATGCAGGAATGGACTACGCAGCACCAAGGGGAACCCCAATTCATGCTGCGGCAGACGGTAAAGTTGATTTTATCGGACGCAAAGGCGGTTATGGTAACCAAGTAAGCCTTCGTCACAATAAATCCACCCAAACCTCTTACTCGCATATGCGAAAGTTCAAAAAAGGACTTAAGCGCGGCAGCAGAGTAAAAGCTGGCGATATTATCGGGTATGTAGGAACCACCGGTCGTTCAACCGGACCGCACTTACATTTTGAAGTGCGAAAAATGGCAAAGCAGTTAATCCGCTAA
- a CDS encoding portal protein has translation MSQSLLKTVRNTAIFLEGQRQDWDSAWRDVSQYIVPHKGTFAFSNSGSSARFSKKIIDGTASRAIRILAAGMQSGLTSPAQPWFRLRLVEKDLMEYTPVRLWLDEVESRIYNELAHAGFYQAAHSMYSELAAFGSADMYMASDEQKLFSFSCLTCGEFSWASDRYGKIDTVLRRTKMTVRQLAAQFGEEVLSATARRLLARDPYSMIEVGHLVCPREGKNFVTQGKGKPVLAGKKNMPWASITFEMGTDATTVLNESGFMEFPHLCGRWDVTGMDTYGYSPAMDVMPDVKMLQEMAKSQLLAVHKVVNPPMRVPAGYKQRLNLIPGAQNFVNSTQQDAVSPLYQINPDIQAVSYKIDDVRRGIREGFFNDLFLMFTGEGRSNITATEVLERSQEKMVMLGPVIERHQTEILDPLLARMLGVLQRSGRMPPAPPELEGRALQVEYVSVLAQAQKLAGSNAIRQLTEQVGRMASVAPSVLDKVDFDQCVDELASTSGVPARILRSDEDVATRREAAQAQMSELQTADQIEKLANAVSSVVGAMKESPEILETIVSKLGGGADDDSQKLLQEALTFTGR, from the coding sequence ATGTCGCAATCATTACTTAAAACAGTTCGAAACACGGCTATTTTTCTGGAAGGACAACGGCAGGACTGGGATTCTGCGTGGCGGGATGTATCACAGTATATTGTCCCGCATAAAGGCACGTTTGCTTTTTCAAACTCCGGTTCCAGCGCACGTTTCAGTAAAAAGATAATCGATGGAACCGCGTCACGTGCAATTCGAATTCTTGCGGCAGGAATGCAGAGTGGGCTTACTTCTCCGGCGCAACCGTGGTTTCGGTTACGGCTCGTTGAAAAGGATTTGATGGAGTATACGCCTGTTCGTTTGTGGCTCGATGAAGTTGAGAGCCGTATCTATAATGAACTGGCACATGCAGGATTCTATCAGGCTGCCCATAGCATGTATTCCGAACTGGCTGCATTCGGTTCAGCAGATATGTACATGGCGTCGGATGAACAAAAGCTTTTTAGTTTTTCCTGTTTAACTTGCGGAGAATTTTCTTGGGCTTCGGATCGTTACGGAAAGATCGATACCGTTCTCCGTCGTACAAAAATGACAGTGCGGCAGTTGGCGGCGCAGTTTGGTGAAGAAGTTTTATCTGCAACCGCAAGACGTCTGCTTGCCCGTGATCCGTACAGCATGATTGAGGTTGGGCATCTTGTATGTCCACGAGAGGGGAAAAATTTTGTAACTCAGGGCAAAGGCAAGCCAGTCCTTGCCGGAAAAAAGAACATGCCGTGGGCATCCATCACATTTGAAATGGGAACAGACGCGACCACAGTCTTGAATGAAAGTGGTTTTATGGAATTTCCCCACTTATGTGGTCGATGGGATGTAACTGGCATGGATACGTACGGGTATTCACCGGCAATGGATGTGATGCCGGATGTGAAAATGCTTCAGGAAATGGCAAAAAGCCAGCTTCTTGCCGTGCATAAGGTTGTAAATCCACCAATGCGGGTTCCGGCAGGATACAAGCAGCGTTTGAATCTTATTCCTGGTGCCCAGAATTTTGTAAACAGCACACAGCAGGACGCAGTGTCCCCATTGTATCAGATTAATCCCGATATTCAGGCTGTTTCATATAAGATTGATGATGTGCGCCGAGGTATCCGTGAAGGCTTCTTTAATGATCTGTTCTTAATGTTCACTGGCGAAGGCCGTAGCAACATTACTGCCACAGAGGTGCTTGAGCGCAGTCAGGAAAAAATGGTCATGCTGGGGCCTGTGATTGAGCGGCATCAGACAGAGATTCTTGATCCTTTGCTGGCTCGAATGCTTGGTGTCTTGCAGCGGTCAGGCCGCATGCCGCCAGCACCTCCGGAATTGGAAGGCAGAGCGTTGCAGGTTGAATATGTATCTGTACTGGCGCAGGCACAAAAACTTGCAGGCTCCAACGCCATTCGTCAATTGACGGAACAGGTTGGAAGAATGGCTTCAGTTGCACCATCAGTTTTGGACAAAGTAGATTTTGACCAATGTGTTGACGAGCTTGCTTCAACCTCAGGTGTCCCAGCCAGAATTCTTCGTTCTGATGAAGATGTTGCAACACGCCGTGAGGCAGCTCAAGCGCAGATGTCTGAACTTCAGACTGCGGATCAGATTGAAAAACTGGCAAATGCTGTTTCTTCTGTTGTGGGGGCGATGAAAGAGTCCCCTGAAATTCTGGAGACTATTGTTTCAAAATTAGGTGGTGGCGCGGATGATGATTCGCAGAAACTCCTACAGGAAGCCTTAACGTTTACAGGTCGTTAA
- a CDS encoding major capsid protein: MGATLKELATVHSAKQPQQVDSLTEEAPVLGVIPFEEASHGLWNMYEDVTDVEGAGWVEMNAPLPGVDVTSDLKKVDLSILGGEIECPEDTARMFGNKESYFARKLPKIIRKSGMAAEKRIIYDNFLRWAADNKRMVSAGASSDDCYSMLAVRFVSGETTGLYSSESFKQGTLLDVQPINGGQLYKAPSGKHEGVLCYGCRLKAYFGLQIANAHSVAALVNINKSNAPTAMMIDDLLADVRATSGTTYLFMHGKVQTLLNEHKGKSLQVLPGGRDLDRQITHWNGVEVVTSYNFLDGTEAARTV, encoded by the coding sequence ATGGGCGCAACACTTAAAGAACTCGCAACTGTACACAGTGCAAAACAGCCGCAGCAGGTAGATAGCTTAACAGAGGAAGCACCAGTACTGGGCGTTATTCCTTTTGAAGAAGCTTCTCATGGTTTGTGGAACATGTACGAAGATGTGACGGACGTAGAAGGTGCAGGCTGGGTTGAAATGAATGCTCCGCTTCCGGGTGTGGATGTAACCAGTGACCTGAAAAAAGTTGATTTGTCCATTCTTGGCGGTGAAATTGAGTGTCCTGAAGATACAGCCCGTATGTTCGGTAACAAAGAATCGTACTTTGCCCGTAAGCTTCCTAAAATTATCCGTAAGTCGGGTATGGCTGCTGAAAAACGCATCATTTACGATAACTTTTTACGTTGGGCTGCAGATAACAAGCGCATGGTAAGTGCTGGTGCATCATCAGACGATTGTTATTCAATGCTCGCTGTTCGATTTGTCTCCGGTGAAACTACTGGGCTTTATTCCAGTGAAAGTTTCAAACAGGGTACTCTGCTTGATGTACAGCCAATCAACGGTGGTCAGCTCTACAAAGCACCATCCGGCAAGCATGAAGGCGTTCTTTGTTACGGTTGCCGACTCAAAGCGTATTTTGGTTTGCAGATTGCCAATGCGCATTCTGTAGCTGCGTTGGTAAACATCAACAAAAGCAACGCACCAACTGCCATGATGATTGATGATCTGCTTGCAGATGTGCGTGCTACCTCTGGCACCACCTATCTCTTCATGCACGGCAAAGTGCAGACTTTGCTAAATGAACATAAGGGTAAATCTCTTCAGGTTCTCCCTGGGGGGCGTGATCTTGATCGTCAGATCACACATTGGAATGGCGTGGAGGTTGTTACTTCTTACAACTTCCTTGATGGCACTGAAGCAGCACGAACTGTCTAA